From Chelatococcus sp. YT9, a single genomic window includes:
- the addA gene encoding double-strand break repair helicase AddA: MNAPPSSTRVSSADEVIGRVIAQQHRAADPAASAWVSANAGSGKTTVLANRVLRLLLAGAEPGRILCLTFTKAAAANMSNRVFDDLGRWVALDDAALDAALLRLTGKPSTADLRSVARRLFARAIETPGGLKIETIHAFCERVLHLFPFEANVPARFEVLDDTDAADLLARARVAVISDAIAGRAPALETALSRLVEEAGDVTIDKALAEALRAKALLRQGVSSSGGVAIESIKEALGLAPNDDRAGVEWAILGEGIPEAEWPDIIAALAAGQKTDRDLADCLGSALAATNQADKLAAYQSLFFTKAGEPRSDSRFGTKAIDPVLIQQLRDERDRLCGLSGRLRAVLAVERTAALLTLASAVFKRVEALKNARGALDFDDLIGRTVDLFARHEAAWVLYKLDAGIDHILVDEAQDTSPAQWRILKALAEEFTAGESAALTQRTLFAVGDPKQSIYGFQGAAPREFDGSGRYFRQRVEAAGQAFEDVRLTVSFRSAPEVLKAVDAVFADPQHFQGLSFDDLAVGTVHESARPQLAGLVEFWETERPTEVVDSEAWTLPVDELEEGSPQVRLARRIARAVKHWTGKGDDGRHFSPGDILILVRKRGGFYESLIRALKDTGLPVAGADRLKVTEHIAVRDLVAAGRAALLPADDLTLAALLKSPLVGLDDDDLMRIAAERPEDGSLDHALALAAEAGDIRAARTVALLAEWRQRARRGGPFAFYAHLIGPGGGRRRLVARLGAEAGDAIDEFMAAALGHERRQAPSLAAFLIAFGEAEREVKRDLEDGHDEIRVMTVHGAKGLEAPVVILADGCDVPSGRTDPKLFAIAGRDGLALPIWSPRSELDPPPVADVRDRLRREAEEEHNRLLYVAMTRAKERLVVASYTSLGRDTKTGDYKPLPDKSWPAMIRKGLEAGAYGLVQARAPHGNGTVWRWRDPARVASPSQTPNVTSSASPTLPAWLDRALPPEAEARPPLRPSSALGAADQLPEAASLSSAPLGGALGLPLPRSRRDEDARRVARLGGDFLHRLLQHLPEGFSRGGENAAREIAKLLEVRAAGLDAVRREAILADALAVLVRPDLAALFGPSSRAEVPIAGSIIIDGETVPVSGQIDRLAVTDDAVHVADFKTSHWPPATLEAAPPGHLAQLAVYAALLAEVYPDRPIRAFLVYTRGPRVFAVPPEALEAALMLVKQA; this comes from the coding sequence ATGAACGCTCCGCCATCATCCACCCGGGTGTCCTCTGCCGATGAGGTGATCGGCCGGGTCATCGCCCAGCAGCACCGGGCCGCCGATCCCGCCGCCTCCGCCTGGGTGTCGGCTAACGCGGGTTCCGGCAAGACCACCGTGCTTGCCAACCGGGTGCTTCGGCTCCTGCTCGCCGGCGCGGAGCCCGGCCGCATCCTTTGCCTCACCTTCACCAAGGCCGCCGCGGCCAATATGTCGAACCGCGTGTTCGACGATCTCGGCCGGTGGGTGGCGCTGGATGACGCTGCGCTCGATGCCGCCTTGCTCCGCCTCACCGGCAAGCCTTCGACCGCCGATCTCCGCTCTGTCGCCCGCCGGCTCTTCGCCCGCGCCATCGAAACGCCGGGCGGGCTTAAGATCGAGACCATTCACGCCTTCTGTGAGCGCGTGCTGCATCTTTTCCCCTTCGAGGCGAATGTCCCGGCGCGCTTTGAGGTGCTGGACGACACGGACGCGGCCGATCTCCTCGCTCGGGCACGCGTTGCCGTGATCAGCGATGCCATCGCCGGTCGCGCGCCCGCGCTCGAGACTGCGCTGTCCCGGCTGGTGGAGGAGGCGGGCGACGTCACCATCGACAAGGCCCTTGCTGAGGCATTGCGCGCCAAAGCCTTGCTGCGGCAGGGTGTTTCGAGCTCGGGCGGCGTCGCGATCGAGTCCATCAAGGAGGCGCTCGGGCTCGCGCCCAACGACGATCGCGCCGGCGTCGAATGGGCGATCCTGGGCGAGGGCATCCCCGAGGCCGAGTGGCCCGACATCATCGCGGCACTCGCCGCGGGGCAGAAGACGGACAGGGATCTCGCCGATTGCCTCGGTAGCGCGCTCGCCGCGACGAACCAGGCGGACAAGCTTGCCGCCTATCAATCGCTGTTCTTTACCAAGGCTGGAGAGCCGCGTTCTGATAGTCGCTTCGGCACGAAAGCCATCGATCCAGTCCTGATCCAGCAGCTCCGCGACGAGCGTGATCGGCTCTGCGGGTTGTCCGGACGGCTCAGGGCGGTGCTCGCCGTCGAGCGCACGGCCGCCCTGCTGACGCTGGCAAGTGCTGTCTTCAAGCGTGTCGAGGCCCTCAAGAACGCGCGCGGGGCGTTGGATTTCGACGATCTCATCGGACGGACGGTCGATCTCTTCGCTCGCCATGAGGCGGCCTGGGTGCTGTACAAGCTGGACGCCGGCATCGACCACATCCTGGTCGACGAGGCGCAGGACACAAGTCCGGCGCAATGGCGCATCCTCAAGGCGCTCGCGGAGGAATTCACCGCCGGCGAGAGCGCCGCGCTGACGCAGCGGACGCTGTTCGCGGTCGGTGATCCCAAGCAGTCTATCTACGGCTTCCAGGGCGCGGCGCCGCGCGAGTTCGATGGCAGCGGGCGTTATTTCCGTCAGCGCGTCGAGGCTGCCGGCCAAGCCTTTGAGGATGTGCGCCTGACCGTATCCTTCCGCTCGGCGCCAGAGGTGCTGAAGGCGGTTGATGCGGTCTTTGCCGATCCCCAGCATTTCCAGGGGCTGTCGTTCGATGACCTCGCCGTCGGCACGGTGCATGAGAGCGCCCGGCCGCAGCTCGCGGGCCTTGTCGAGTTCTGGGAGACCGAGCGCCCCACAGAAGTGGTCGATTCAGAGGCCTGGACGCTGCCGGTCGATGAGCTCGAAGAAGGGTCACCCCAGGTGCGGCTGGCGCGGCGTATCGCGCGCGCCGTGAAGCACTGGACCGGAAAGGGCGACGACGGCCGGCACTTCTCACCCGGCGATATCCTCATCCTCGTGCGCAAGCGCGGAGGGTTCTACGAATCTCTGATCCGCGCGCTGAAGGACACCGGTCTGCCGGTCGCGGGCGCAGACCGGCTCAAGGTCACCGAGCACATCGCGGTGCGCGATCTCGTCGCCGCCGGCCGCGCGGCTTTGTTGCCAGCAGACGACCTGACGCTCGCAGCGCTCCTGAAATCCCCTCTCGTCGGCTTGGACGACGATGATCTCATGCGGATCGCCGCTGAGCGGCCCGAGGATGGCTCGCTCGATCACGCCCTGGCGCTGGCGGCGGAAGCCGGCGATATCAGGGCCGCGCGCACCGTCGCGCTGCTGGCGGAGTGGCGGCAGCGGGCGCGCCGGGGCGGCCCCTTCGCCTTCTACGCTCATCTTATCGGGCCTGGTGGCGGACGCCGCCGGCTGGTGGCGCGTCTCGGCGCAGAGGCGGGCGACGCTATCGACGAATTCATGGCCGCAGCGCTCGGCCATGAGCGGCGGCAGGCGCCCTCCCTGGCCGCCTTCCTCATCGCTTTCGGCGAGGCTGAGCGCGAGGTGAAGCGCGACCTCGAAGACGGTCATGATGAGATCCGCGTCATGACCGTGCACGGCGCCAAGGGGCTGGAAGCACCCGTTGTCATCCTCGCCGACGGTTGCGACGTCCCCAGTGGGCGCACCGATCCGAAGCTTTTCGCCATCGCCGGCCGCGATGGCCTTGCCTTGCCGATCTGGTCTCCCAGGAGCGAGCTCGATCCCCCGCCGGTCGCGGACGTACGTGACAGATTGCGGCGCGAGGCGGAGGAGGAGCACAACCGTCTGCTCTATGTGGCGATGACTCGGGCCAAGGAGCGGCTGGTGGTCGCGTCCTACACGAGCCTTGGCCGTGACACGAAGACCGGTGATTACAAACCGTTGCCGGACAAGAGCTGGCCGGCAATGATCCGCAAGGGACTTGAGGCCGGCGCATACGGGCTGGTTCAGGCCCGGGCCCCCCACGGCAACGGCACCGTATGGCGTTGGCGAGATCCGGCGCGGGTGGCGAGCCCCTCCCAGACCCCGAACGTCACCTCGTCCGCTTCGCCGACCCTGCCCGCCTGGCTCGATCGCGCTCTGCCGCCCGAAGCGGAGGCGAGACCCCCTCTCAGGCCATCGAGCGCCCTCGGCGCGGCTGATCAGCTTCCGGAGGCCGCAAGTCTTTCCTCCGCCCCCCTTGGCGGAGCCTTGGGCTTGCCGCTGCCGCGTTCACGGCGGGATGAGGACGCCCGCCGCGTTGCCCGGCTTGGCGGCGACTTCCTGCACAGGCTCCTGCAGCATCTACCAGAAGGCTTCAGCCGTGGCGGTGAGAATGCGGCGCGGGAAATCGCGAAGCTTCTGGAGGTACGCGCGGCAGGGCTCGATGCGGTAAGGCGAGAGGCCATTCTCGCTGATGCGCTGGCGGTGCTCGTCCGGCCGGACCTCGCGGCCCTGTTCGGTCCGTCAAGTCGCGCTGAAGTGCCGATCGCCGGCTCGATAATTATCGATGGTGAGACTGTGCCCGTCTCGGGCCAAATCGACCGTCTGGCCGTGACCGACGACGCAGTCCATGTCGCCGATTTCAAGACGAGTCACTGGCCGCCCGCAACGCTTGAGGCGGCTCCACCGGGCCATCTCGCGCAGCTTGCGGTGTATGCGGCCTTGCTCGCGGAGGTTTATCCCGATCGGCCCATCCGCGCCTTCCTCGTCTATACGCGAGGGCCACGGGTGTTCGCCGTGCCGCCGGAGGCGCTCGAGGCTGCACTCATGCTTGTCAAGCAGGCGTGA
- the trxA gene encoding thioredoxin has protein sequence MATIKATDASFEADVLKAGEPVVVDFWAEWCGPCKMIGPALEEISTELAGKVKVVKVNVDENPATAAQFGIRSIPTLLLFKDGKLAGQKVGAAPKSALSDWISGSV, from the coding sequence ATGGCGACCATCAAGGCAACCGATGCGAGTTTCGAGGCCGACGTCCTGAAGGCCGGCGAGCCGGTGGTTGTGGACTTCTGGGCGGAATGGTGCGGCCCCTGCAAGATGATCGGCCCGGCCCTTGAGGAGATTTCCACGGAGCTCGCCGGCAAGGTCAAAGTCGTGAAAGTGAATGTGGATGAGAACCCGGCGACCGCCGCGCAGTTTGGCATCCGTTCCATCCCGACGCTGCTCCTCTTCAAGGACGGCAAGCTCGCCGGCCAAAAGGTCGGCGCGGCGCCAAAGAGCGCCCTCTCGGACTGGATCTCCGGTTCGGTCTGA